A single region of the Gemmatimonadaceae bacterium genome encodes:
- the lysA gene encoding diaminopimelate decarboxylase, which produces MSAAGSVSAAPVPPSPHAAVVESHFSPTNGVLCCDGVSLERLALAVGTPAYAYSVEGIRSQYRRLSSALEGLPHRLHYSVKANSNIAILGILRRLGAGVDIVSGGEMYRAQSAGFGGSDIVFSGVGKTEREMTEALTLGVLLINVESEEELALLDAVAGKLGVRAPVALRVNPEVMVDTPHPYTRTGEKGMKFGIPFDETLVVAREALQMKNISLAGLDMHVGSQISQFEPYEIGLGRLLSLKIEIEAAGADELRYLDIGGGLAVSYDDEHPVDVAAFARVIRRLVAPTGMTLLLEPGRFLVGNAGVLLTRVLYRKRSGGKDFIIIDAGMNDLMRPSHYNAFHRIAAVTPNGRKTTADVVGPICESGDFMGLHRDVDDVAPGDLVAIHSAGAYGFVMASNYNSRPRPVEVLVDAGKFGIVTEREQYSDLIRHERLEPAWQEAS; this is translated from the coding sequence TTGAGCGCGGCGGGTAGTGTCTCGGCGGCCCCCGTCCCACCCTCACCACACGCCGCGGTCGTCGAATCCCATTTCTCGCCAACCAATGGCGTGCTTTGCTGCGACGGCGTGTCGCTTGAACGGCTAGCACTCGCGGTGGGCACGCCGGCATACGCCTATAGTGTCGAGGGAATACGCTCGCAATACCGGCGGCTTTCGTCTGCGCTCGAGGGATTGCCGCACCGGCTCCACTACAGCGTAAAGGCGAACTCCAACATCGCCATCCTGGGAATTCTCCGTCGACTGGGCGCCGGGGTCGATATCGTTTCCGGTGGGGAAATGTACCGGGCACAGTCGGCCGGCTTTGGCGGCAGTGACATTGTATTCAGCGGCGTCGGCAAAACCGAAAGAGAGATGACGGAAGCGCTCACACTTGGCGTTCTCCTGATCAACGTGGAATCGGAGGAAGAGCTCGCGCTTCTCGATGCAGTTGCCGGGAAACTCGGTGTACGCGCGCCCGTCGCACTGCGCGTCAATCCTGAAGTGATGGTAGACACACCGCATCCCTACACCCGCACGGGTGAGAAGGGAATGAAGTTTGGAATACCCTTCGACGAGACGCTCGTGGTCGCAAGAGAGGCGCTGCAGATGAAGAACATCAGCCTCGCCGGCCTCGACATGCACGTGGGTTCGCAGATTTCACAATTCGAGCCCTACGAAATCGGCCTGGGACGATTGCTGTCTCTGAAAATAGAGATTGAAGCCGCTGGTGCGGACGAATTGCGCTACCTCGATATCGGAGGCGGCCTTGCCGTGTCGTACGATGACGAGCACCCGGTGGATGTCGCTGCATTCGCGCGAGTCATCAGGCGACTGGTGGCCCCCACGGGCATGACGCTTCTACTCGAGCCGGGTCGGTTTCTGGTTGGAAATGCGGGCGTCCTCCTGACGCGCGTTCTTTACAGAAAGCGCAGTGGCGGAAAGGATTTTATCATCATCGATGCCGGCATGAACGACCTCATGCGTCCGTCGCACTACAACGCGTTTCACAGGATCGCGGCGGTCACCCCTAATGGCCGGAAGACCACTGCCGATGTAGTCGGTCCAATCTGCGAGAGCGGGGATTTCATGGGTCTTCATCGCGATGTGGACGATGTAGCGCCCGGCGATCTGGTAGCCATTCACTCAGCCGGTGCATACGGGTTTGTGATGGCCTCCAATTACAACTCCCGGCCCCGTCCAGTGGAGGTGCTCGTCGACGCCGGCAAGTTTGGCATCGTGACCGAGCGTGAGCAGTACTCGGACCTCATTCGCCACGAACGCCTCGAACCGGCATGGCAGGAGGCGTCATGA
- a CDS encoding YfcE family phosphodiesterase codes for MKVGLLADTHDRIPTVRDLIMRMAAKGVTLVMHAGDYCSPFSLEPFHETNIALLGIFGRNDGDHEGLKAHAARGMGMELYESPHSFDVSGHRILLVHDIGEVNRRSVESHEFVVHGHTHIQETIVRGDALVVNPGEACGWIKGVCTAAILDLDTREVEIVTL; via the coding sequence ATGAAAGTCGGTTTGCTGGCCGATACGCACGACCGCATCCCCACCGTTCGCGATCTCATCATGAGGATGGCCGCGAAAGGCGTGACCCTGGTGATGCATGCGGGCGATTACTGCTCACCCTTCTCACTCGAACCGTTTCACGAGACCAATATTGCATTGCTTGGCATTTTTGGCCGGAACGATGGAGATCACGAGGGACTGAAGGCACATGCGGCGAGAGGCATGGGGATGGAACTGTATGAGTCTCCTCACAGCTTCGATGTAAGTGGTCATCGCATTCTGCTCGTGCACGACATCGGCGAGGTCAACCGGCGGTCTGTCGAATCGCACGAGTTCGTAGTGCATGGCCACACACACATCCAGGAAACGATTGTCCGTGGCGATGCTCTGGTGGTGAATCCCGGCGAAGCCTGCGGATGGATAAAGGGAGTCTGTACCGCCGCGATACTCGACCTGGATACAAGGGAAGTCGAGATCGTCACGCTGTGA
- the guaA gene encoding glutamine-hydrolyzing GMP synthase — protein sequence MTSRILILDYGSQYTQLIARRVRESRVYSEIHPPTRSIAWIREWNPAGIILSGGPNSVYADNALIGEPALLDIAPILGICYGMQMIALMEGAEVKRGGRREYGRAEVTISESNTMFAGFAGGERLTAWMSHGDHIEAPPTDYVATASSPSNPVSAFRHVSKPVFGVQFHPEVAHTPRGGEIIANFLFGACKAEGTWTAGAFVQDEIAKINQTVGDAGVICGLSGGVDSAVAAALVHRAIGDKLTCIFVDTGLLRLHEREQVEKTFRQHLGIRLITIDAAERFLLALEGVDDPEKKRTIIGHTFIDVFEAASADIGGDAAFLVQGTLYPDVIESASPTGGPSVTIKTHHNVGGLKPGMKFRLIEPLRELFKDEVRNVGRELGLPEEMVGRHPFPGPGLAIRILSDVSRGKLRVLREADAIYLEEIRSAGLYDSIWQAFAVLLPVRSVGVMGDERTYDNVLGLRAVTSTDGMTADWFPFPHDVLAQISNRIINEVDGVNRVVYDISSKPPATIEWE from the coding sequence GTGACGAGCCGGATCCTCATTCTCGATTATGGATCGCAGTACACCCAGTTGATTGCGCGTCGGGTTCGGGAGTCGCGTGTGTACTCCGAGATTCACCCGCCTACCAGATCGATCGCCTGGATCCGGGAATGGAATCCGGCGGGAATCATTCTGAGCGGCGGGCCCAACTCCGTCTACGCCGACAACGCGTTGATCGGCGAACCTGCGCTCCTGGACATTGCCCCGATACTCGGCATCTGCTACGGTATGCAGATGATCGCGTTAATGGAGGGCGCCGAAGTGAAACGGGGCGGGCGCCGGGAGTACGGCCGGGCGGAAGTGACGATATCAGAATCCAATACGATGTTCGCTGGATTTGCCGGTGGAGAGCGCCTGACTGCGTGGATGAGTCATGGCGATCATATCGAGGCGCCGCCAACGGATTATGTCGCGACGGCTTCAAGTCCCAGTAATCCGGTTAGCGCGTTTCGTCATGTTTCCAAACCCGTGTTCGGGGTGCAGTTCCACCCTGAGGTAGCCCATACTCCTCGAGGCGGAGAAATAATTGCAAACTTCCTCTTCGGAGCATGTAAGGCTGAGGGAACGTGGACGGCAGGCGCTTTCGTACAGGATGAGATTGCAAAAATCAATCAAACTGTCGGCGACGCCGGGGTTATCTGCGGACTTTCAGGCGGCGTGGATTCCGCTGTTGCAGCGGCTCTCGTCCACCGCGCCATCGGTGACAAGCTCACTTGCATCTTCGTGGACACCGGCCTGCTTCGTCTGCATGAGCGCGAGCAGGTAGAGAAGACCTTCAGGCAGCATCTGGGCATCAGGTTGATTACAATCGACGCCGCTGAACGCTTTCTCCTCGCGCTGGAAGGTGTCGACGATCCGGAAAAAAAACGCACGATTATCGGACACACATTCATTGATGTGTTCGAAGCGGCGTCCGCGGATATCGGCGGCGACGCTGCGTTTCTCGTTCAGGGCACGCTTTATCCGGACGTCATCGAGTCGGCGTCGCCAACGGGAGGGCCGTCTGTCACCATCAAGACTCACCACAACGTTGGCGGGCTCAAGCCGGGAATGAAGTTCAGACTCATCGAGCCACTGCGCGAATTATTCAAGGATGAGGTAAGAAATGTCGGGAGAGAGCTGGGATTACCCGAGGAGATGGTGGGCCGGCATCCATTCCCGGGGCCCGGCCTGGCGATTCGCATTCTCAGCGACGTGTCGCGTGGCAAGCTGCGAGTGTTACGTGAAGCTGACGCGATCTACCTCGAAGAGATTCGCTCGGCTGGCCTGTACGACTCGATCTGGCAGGCTTTCGCCGTTCTGCTTCCCGTGCGCAGCGTTGGCGTGATGGGGGATGAACGTACTTACGACAACGTACTTGGCCTCCGCGCGGTGACCAGCACTGATGGCATGACCGCCGACTGGTTTCCATTTCCGCACGATGTGCTGGCCCAGATCTCCAACCGCATCATCAATGAAGTTGACGGAGTGAACCGCGTGGTCTACGACATCAGTTCCAAGCCGCCAGCCACGATCGAGTGGGAGTAG
- a CDS encoding GxxExxY protein produces MDSRDPLTGKIIGAAITVSKALGNGLFESVYETCLAYELTKQGFDVSSHPALPVVYDGLRMELAFRPDLIVHRTVIVEVKAVNALLPVHQAQLLNYLRLSKLRVGLLINFHSVPFSEGIVRMVF; encoded by the coding sequence ATGGACAGCAGAGACCCCCTGACCGGCAAGATCATCGGAGCGGCGATAACTGTATCGAAAGCGCTGGGCAACGGACTTTTCGAATCTGTCTACGAAACTTGTCTCGCGTACGAGTTGACCAAACAAGGGTTTGATGTCTCAAGTCACCCCGCGCTCCCAGTTGTCTATGACGGCCTTCGAATGGAACTGGCTTTCCGGCCTGATCTGATCGTTCACAGGACCGTCATTGTGGAAGTCAAGGCGGTGAACGCGCTGCTCCCAGTGCATCAGGCGCAGCTACTGAACTATCTTCGCCTCTCGAAATTGCGAGTGGGACTACTCATCAATTTTCATTCAGTCCCTTTCTCGGAGGGAATCGTGCGAATGGTATTCTAA
- a CDS encoding PTS sugar transporter subunit IIA, with translation MTAATRVGYGQRHGMWMELREFFSEDAIKLELDGISKDDVLKELIGLLGMDEKAEGMLFKMLKRRENLGSTGIGRGIAIPHCRSLVVSKLRVAFARKSGGLDFKAIDEKPVNFFFLIVAPPLEVSNQYLPVLGKIAQFSKEADVPDRLFGLREPAEFMALLEEKGV, from the coding sequence GTGACCGCCGCAACCCGCGTCGGTTACGGTCAACGACACGGGATGTGGATGGAACTGCGCGAGTTTTTTTCTGAAGACGCAATCAAGCTCGAGCTCGATGGCATCTCGAAGGACGACGTCCTCAAGGAGCTCATCGGACTGCTGGGAATGGACGAAAAGGCTGAGGGAATGCTTTTCAAGATGCTTAAACGGCGGGAGAATCTGGGTTCGACCGGGATTGGACGCGGCATCGCGATTCCGCATTGCCGCTCGCTGGTCGTGAGCAAACTGCGGGTTGCGTTTGCAAGGAAGAGCGGTGGACTCGACTTCAAGGCAATCGACGAAAAGCCGGTGAATTTTTTCTTTCTGATCGTCGCGCCCCCCCTCGAAGTCTCCAATCAATATCTTCCCGTGCTCGGCAAAATCGCCCAGTTCAGCAAGGAGGCCGATGTCCCCGATCGGCTTTTCGGTCTGCGCGAGCCAGCGGAATTCATGGCCCTCCTAGAGGAGAAAGGGGTCTAA
- the dusB gene encoding tRNA dihydrouridine synthase DusB produces MRFPFPVEAEVPLYLAPMAGVSESPFRRICRRFGADVVVTEFLSAEAIRRENKVTLAKLRFGSDERPIGVQIFGADPVGMGEAAALVTDVFQPEFIDINFGCPVKKVVKRNGGSGCLKDLDMVQTIIRSVASSTHLPVTVKIRSGWNEEMRDPVQIGLRCQDAGATALALHPRTRTQMYSGAARWEEIAEVVAALEIPVIGNGDIKTAEDAVRLHRETGCAAVMIARGAFGQPWIFDQTRALMEGRLKLAAPPVEERFRIALDHALMVEQYEVDRRGAAIEFRKHLGWYVKGLPGSADLRKRLYAVESFGEIAGIFSDYLDMRGDGLMESAA; encoded by the coding sequence ATGCGCTTTCCGTTCCCCGTCGAAGCCGAAGTTCCGCTGTATCTCGCTCCAATGGCGGGGGTGTCGGAGTCGCCTTTTCGACGCATCTGCAGGCGGTTCGGTGCGGACGTCGTCGTGACCGAATTTCTGTCGGCAGAAGCAATTCGGCGCGAGAACAAGGTAACCTTGGCCAAGCTGCGCTTCGGCTCCGACGAACGGCCAATTGGCGTCCAGATCTTCGGCGCCGATCCTGTCGGGATGGGGGAGGCGGCGGCGCTTGTAACCGATGTCTTTCAACCAGAGTTCATCGACATCAATTTTGGCTGCCCCGTGAAAAAGGTCGTCAAGCGAAACGGTGGTTCTGGCTGTCTCAAGGATCTGGACATGGTCCAGACCATAATTCGGTCGGTCGCCTCCAGTACACACCTGCCGGTAACGGTCAAGATCCGAAGCGGGTGGAATGAAGAGATGCGCGACCCCGTTCAAATCGGCCTTCGCTGTCAGGATGCGGGTGCAACCGCGCTGGCCTTGCACCCGCGCACGCGTACGCAGATGTATTCGGGGGCTGCTCGATGGGAAGAGATAGCGGAAGTGGTTGCCGCGCTCGAAATACCTGTAATCGGCAACGGCGACATCAAAACAGCCGAGGATGCGGTGCGGTTGCATCGGGAGACGGGATGCGCCGCGGTAATGATCGCACGTGGAGCTTTCGGGCAGCCATGGATATTCGATCAGACACGCGCGCTGATGGAAGGCAGGTTGAAACTCGCTGCTCCCCCAGTCGAGGAACGTTTCAGGATCGCGCTCGATCATGCCCTGATGGTCGAGCAGTATGAGGTGGACCGTCGAGGCGCGGCGATTGAATTTCGAAAGCATTTGGGCTGGTATGTAAAGGGGCTACCTGGCTCGGCCGATTTGCGGAAACGCCTCTATGCGGTGGAGTCGTTTGGCGAGATCGCCGGGATTTTTTCCGATTACCTCGATATGCGCGGCGACGGGTTGATGGAAAGCGCAGCCTGA
- a CDS encoding protein-disulfide reductase DsbD domain-containing protein encodes MIAGQVVPVTVRATIQPGWQIYSLTQKSGGPAPLEISVSPTPPFDLAALATGPAPKVKRDATFGIDTETYAASPVFVVPVRVSDSAMPGPAVLKLKVRSQACSDNVCLEAVTTNVDVAVSITRK; translated from the coding sequence ATGATCGCTGGACAGGTAGTGCCGGTGACGGTACGCGCCACGATCCAGCCCGGCTGGCAGATATATTCGCTGACGCAGAAATCAGGCGGTCCCGCACCCCTTGAAATTTCAGTCTCGCCGACGCCGCCGTTCGATCTCGCTGCATTAGCAACAGGCCCGGCCCCGAAAGTGAAGCGCGATGCCACATTTGGCATCGACACTGAGACATACGCGGCCAGCCCAGTCTTCGTCGTCCCGGTTCGTGTTTCAGATTCGGCCATGCCCGGGCCGGCAGTGCTCAAGCTCAAAGTGCGATCGCAGGCGTGCAGCGACAATGTCTGCCTCGAGGCCGTGACTACGAACGTCGACGTGGCAGTGTCCATCACCCGGAAGTAA
- a CDS encoding lysylphosphatidylglycerol synthase transmembrane domain-containing protein — MSPGVTRLLRWVLTATIVAFLIVFARTIDWTAAWQSIRGASLSLFLAAVAINLLTIALKGVRWWLFLRPAGAPSLSLALRATVAGAGLNNVLVANGGDAARVVFVSRATGIPSSTVLATLALERLFDPVGFVVLLAYGVVAFSMPPALEAWKAPALALLAAIAALLVWFVYSARHVSPEDVWDVTGETKGVWASVRSYMARFARSSQSLTSGPRFLGALTLSMVAWIGQIVTFQLAAAAAHVSIPAAGSLATLLATNLGLVIRATPGNVGFFQFIYALTAGQFGVPRNDAIAVSLLIQTLQILPVTLVGVMLAPEFILRKRRQPSEVTAS; from the coding sequence ATGAGCCCTGGCGTCACGCGCCTGTTGCGCTGGGTGCTCACCGCGACGATCGTCGCCTTCCTCATTGTCTTTGCGCGCACCATCGACTGGACGGCTGCGTGGCAGTCGATACGCGGCGCCTCGCTCTCGCTCTTCCTAGCCGCGGTTGCGATCAACCTGTTGACGATAGCTCTGAAAGGGGTGCGTTGGTGGTTATTCCTCCGGCCCGCCGGCGCCCCCTCCCTTTCGCTCGCACTCCGAGCCACGGTGGCAGGGGCCGGGCTGAACAATGTCCTGGTCGCGAACGGTGGCGATGCCGCAAGAGTTGTGTTCGTGTCGCGCGCAACCGGAATACCGAGTTCAACTGTGCTTGCTACACTCGCACTTGAAAGACTTTTTGATCCGGTGGGCTTCGTGGTGTTGCTCGCGTACGGCGTAGTCGCGTTCTCGATGCCGCCGGCACTGGAAGCCTGGAAAGCGCCTGCGTTGGCGCTGCTTGCTGCAATTGCGGCACTGCTGGTGTGGTTCGTGTACAGCGCACGGCACGTTTCCCCGGAGGACGTCTGGGACGTAACGGGCGAGACAAAAGGCGTGTGGGCCAGTGTTCGATCCTACATGGCAAGATTCGCGAGAAGCAGCCAGTCGCTCACTTCCGGACCACGCTTCCTTGGGGCGCTGACACTATCGATGGTCGCGTGGATTGGACAGATCGTCACATTTCAGCTCGCAGCGGCGGCAGCCCATGTATCAATTCCAGCCGCGGGAAGCCTCGCCACTCTCCTGGCTACAAACCTTGGTCTGGTGATCCGCGCCACGCCAGGCAATGTCGGATTTTTTCAGTTCATATATGCGCTGACGGCCGGACAGTTCGGTGTGCCGAGAAACGATGCGATTGCCGTGTCATTGCTGATCCAGACCCTTCAGATTCTTCCGGTTACGCTGGTGGGCGTCATGCTCGCGCCGGAATTCATATTGAGGAAGCGACGGCAACCGAGCGAAGTGACAGCAAGCTGA
- a CDS encoding polysaccharide deacetylase family protein, translating into MILPAAVGISMLGGAVHGAYHRNSFLFGPVLGHLPTRERQVSLTFDDGPNIDATPLILDALRDAGVKATFFILGRHAERWPELVQRVVKEGHQVGNHGYFHRKLHFKSPLYVKRDLFLGKRAIERASGATPAFFRAPHGFRSPWVTAIAAAMGERTIGWSLGVWDSDRPGAEQIVARTLNGVAPGSIVLLHDGDGYNADGDRTQTAAALPEIITGLRLRGYEFVTLPGK; encoded by the coding sequence GTGATCCTTCCGGCGGCAGTCGGTATCTCGATGCTCGGTGGCGCGGTTCACGGCGCGTATCATCGCAACAGCTTTCTTTTCGGCCCGGTGCTCGGTCATCTGCCGACTCGTGAACGGCAGGTGTCGCTCACCTTTGACGATGGACCGAACATCGACGCCACGCCGTTGATCCTCGATGCCCTGCGCGATGCCGGGGTAAAGGCGACGTTCTTCATCCTTGGCCGACACGCGGAGCGCTGGCCGGAGCTCGTGCAGCGAGTGGTAAAGGAAGGGCATCAGGTGGGGAACCACGGTTACTTCCACCGCAAGCTTCATTTCAAATCGCCCCTCTATGTGAAGCGCGATCTTTTTCTCGGGAAACGGGCAATCGAACGGGCGAGTGGAGCGACGCCAGCTTTTTTTCGCGCGCCGCATGGCTTTCGCAGCCCCTGGGTCACGGCCATCGCCGCCGCAATGGGCGAACGGACGATAGGGTGGTCGCTTGGAGTATGGGACAGTGATCGTCCTGGCGCTGAACAGATTGTCGCGAGGACTTTGAACGGGGTCGCCCCGGGTTCGATCGTCTTGTTGCACGACGGCGATGGCTACAACGCTGATGGCGATCGCACACAGACGGCGGCTGCACTGCCCGAGATCATCACCGGACTGAGGTTACGTGGGTATGAGTTCGTAACGCTGCCGGGAAAATGA
- a CDS encoding glycosyltransferase family 4 protein yields MPPLIRRNNLARVADLTPAAPLPRIGSEYKRPLRIALVTEYYYPHLGGICEHVHFFAREARRLGHHVDIITSRIEGAVEEPHVIRIGKSHPVYFNGSQARVTIGFSLRNEMKHTLRRGNYDVVHAHSPLSPILPVLAIEEADCPVVGTFHTYFDRSFWYGFGRKYFQSRLDRLSAAIAVSHSTTVALNRYFEANWTIVPNGIDLDLFNPNVPAPPGIRTDMPAILFLGRFDPRNGLTTLIDAFKRVRSRGREAQLVVVGDGPLRNHYYRAAGSDRDITFVGSVLGQRPGYYAHSAIYACPTTKASFGITLLESMACETPIVCSDILGFRDVVKHEREALMFHCGDRGALADNLVRLLEDETLQARLGKTGRLHAQQYGWPTVTEAVLDVYAGVLGASRASA; encoded by the coding sequence ATGCCGCCCTTGATTCGCCGAAATAACCTCGCGCGCGTTGCGGATCTTACGCCCGCCGCGCCATTGCCGCGGATCGGCAGCGAGTATAAACGTCCACTTCGAATCGCACTCGTTACCGAGTACTACTACCCGCACCTCGGCGGCATCTGCGAGCATGTTCACTTCTTCGCCAGAGAAGCTCGGCGTCTGGGCCATCACGTCGATATTATCACCTCGAGAATCGAGGGGGCGGTTGAAGAACCCCACGTGATCCGAATCGGAAAAAGCCATCCGGTTTATTTCAACGGGTCGCAGGCTCGGGTGACGATTGGCTTCTCGCTGCGGAACGAGATGAAACACACGCTGAGGCGCGGAAACTACGACGTCGTCCACGCTCATTCGCCACTCAGCCCGATCCTGCCGGTCCTCGCCATCGAGGAAGCGGATTGTCCGGTAGTCGGCACGTTCCACACGTATTTCGACCGTTCGTTCTGGTACGGTTTCGGACGTAAGTACTTTCAGAGCCGGCTCGACCGACTCTCAGCAGCGATAGCAGTCTCGCATTCAACCACTGTTGCGCTCAACCGATACTTCGAAGCGAACTGGACGATCGTTCCCAACGGGATCGATCTGGATCTTTTCAACCCGAATGTCCCCGCGCCGCCCGGCATCCGCACGGATATGCCCGCAATCCTGTTTCTCGGCAGATTCGATCCGCGCAACGGCCTCACCACTCTCATTGACGCATTCAAGCGCGTCCGGTCGCGCGGCCGCGAAGCGCAACTGGTCGTAGTCGGCGACGGCCCACTCAGAAATCATTACTACAGGGCCGCCGGCAGCGACCGCGATATCACCTTCGTCGGCTCGGTGCTCGGCCAGCGGCCTGGCTACTATGCTCACAGTGCGATCTATGCCTGCCCTACGACGAAAGCATCGTTTGGAATCACTCTTCTGGAGTCGATGGCGTGCGAGACTCCAATCGTCTGTTCGGATATCCTCGGCTTCCGCGATGTGGTGAAGCACGAGCGGGAGGCCCTGATGTTTCATTGCGGAGATCGCGGTGCGCTCGCTGACAATCTCGTGAGGTTGCTCGAGGACGAGACCTTGCAAGCCAGGCTTGGAAAGACGGGGCGGCTTCACGCGCAGCAATACGGATGGCCGACGGTTACCGAGGCTGTACTCGATGTATATGCGGGCGTCCTCGGCGCTTCGAGAGCAAGCGCGTGA